TGAAATCTATGCCGATCGGGTCATTCTCGATCGCGGCGGCAAGCTCGAAACGCTGCGACTCAACAAGGATGAAGCGCGTCAGAGCACCGCGAGCCGCTCCGGGAACAGCCAGACCAGTCGTGGAGAAGATGTCCGCGAGGTGGCGCCCACGCAGTCTCTGCTCAATATCCGCGAAGAACTGTTGCGCGACCCGTCACGCGCCTCGACCTACCTCCGCGTCCAACCGGCATACAATGCAGGCCAGTTGAGGGGGTATCGAATCTATCCGGGCCGCAACCGGACTCTGTTCTCAGAAGCGGGGCTGCGGCCGGGCGACCTGGTCACCGAACTCAACGGCGTCAGCCTGGATAATCCGACTCGGGCCCTGCAGCTGCTGGGCGATCTGAGTTCGGCCACCTCGCTCAACGTCACGATTTTGCGCGGCGGACAGCCGCAACAACTCAGCGTAAACCTGAACTGACATGACTCTAGGCACTCTGATCCGGTCACTGGCCGCCGCGCTGCTCCTGCTGCAGATTTCGCTGGTCAGCGCGCAATCTGCGTCGCAGGCCACGCTGAATCTCAAGGACGCCGATATCAACACACTGATCTCGACGGTTAGTGAGATCACCGGCAAGAACTTCATTATCGATCCTCGCGTGAAGGGCAAGGTCACCGTCCTGTCGTCCACGCCCATGAGCGCCGAGGGGGTGTACGAGACATTCCTCGCCGTGTTGCAGGTTCACGGTTTTGCGGCCATACCGGCCGGCGAAGCCATTAAGATCATCCCCGAGGTCAACGCCAAGCAGGACGGCGCGCCCACGCGCGGCCCCCAGCGTCTGGCTCCCGATGATGTCGTCACACGGGTCTTCACCATCGACAATGTGCCGGCTGCCCAGCTGGTGCCGATCTTGCGCCCCCTGGTCCCCCAGTACGGCCATCTGGCGGCCTACGCGCCGTCCAACATGCTCATCATTTCGGACCGCGTGAGCAATGTGGCCCGGCTGCGGACGATCATCCGCCAGATCGACACGTCCAGCGACCGCGAGTTCGAGCTGATCCGGCTGACCCATGCCAGCGCCCGGGATATCGCGCAGACGCTGACAACGCTGACCCAGCAGGACCGTAAGACCGATCCGACCACAACGCCCATCACCATCCTGGCGGACGAACGGACAAATGCCCTGCTCATCGGTGGCGACAAGGCCACTCGCAACCAGTTCCGCGGGATCATCACCGAGCTGGATCTGCCCTTGGAAGACAGCGGCAGCACCCAGGTGATTTATCTACGTTATGCCTCGGCCGAAAATCTCGGGCCGGTCTTGCAGGGGTATGTCGAGCAGGTGGCGGCCAACGAAGCTGGCGGTCAGAACAAGCAGGCCGGCAGCAGCGCCTCCGTGGTCAAGGTGATTCCAGAGCCCGATACCAATGCACTGGTCGTCACCGCGCCGCCAAAGATCATGCGCGCGGTCAAGGATGTGGTTTCGCAGCTGGACATCCGTCGCGCCCAGGTGTTGGTCGAGGCCATCATCGCGGAGGTGAGCGAGTCGAAGTCGCGGGAACTGGGTATCGATAGCGTTGTTTACGACAACGATCGAATCGCAGCGGCCAACATTCTTGATGCCGACACGTTGAACATTCTCGGCAGCGTCGCCGGAGCCGCGACGGGTAGCATCACCGGCGCCGCGGCCGCCGCATTAATTGAGCAGGGCATTACAGCCGCCGGCGGTCGCGTTAACGAGAACGGGACCAGCTTCCTGTTTCTGCTGAAGGCCTTGGCCGGAGACGGCAACACCAATATTCTGTCGACGCCCACGCTCGTGACCATGGACAACGAGGAGGCCGAAATTTCGGTCGGCCAGGAAGTCCCATTCCTGTCAGGCCAGTTCTCCAACACCGGCACCAGCAGCACAACGGGCATCGTCAATCCATTCCAGACGATTGATCGCAAGGATGTCGGCATCACACTGGGCATCACCCCGCAGATCAACGAAGGCGACACCATCCAGCTCAAGATTAGCCAGGAAGTCTCCGCGGTGTCGGCGGGGTCTGCTGGCGCTGTCGACCTGGTCACCAACAAGCGCAGCCTGACCACCACCGTGATGGTGGACTCTGGCGACATTCTGGTCCTGGGTGGCCTGATTGATGACCAGGTGCAGGAAACGGAGCGACGCACGCCCATCCTTGGCAGCATTCCCATCCTCGGCAACCTGTTCAAATTCCGGTCGGTCAGCAAGAACAAGCAGAACCTGATGATCTTCATCCGTCCGGTGGTGCTGCGTGATCGCGAAACGGCGGATTACTACACCCGCCAGAAATACGACACCATACGCAATGTGCAGCTGGAATCACATTCCGGCGGCATTTCAATTCTGGGTGGCGCCAAGCGGCCACTGCTGGATGACATCGATCGTCTCGAGGCGCAGCCACGCGGAGCACGCGAGTCCGGCCCGGCTCGCGTGGACCCGGCCACCCCCAAGGCCTACCCGCGCACACCGGCAGGCGCCGCTGCGGCCCCGTCGCAACCTGGCAATGAGCAGCCGGCGACCCAGCCGCCTGCCGAGTCAGACGACGACCGGGATCCTGGTTTCAAGAAGTCCGAATCCGGCAACACGGCGCGGAGGGCACATTGGCCGAAGTAGACGAGCAGGACGCGACACTCCGCCGCCCCTCCTTCTCCTTTGCCAAGCGCCATGGCCTGATCGTCGGGGCCCAGGGCGAGGACCGGGTCGAGCTGATCGCACGTCAGGATGTGTCGCTGCAGGCCATGGCAGAGATGCGACGTTTTCTGGACCGGCCGATCGCTCTGCGCCGTGTCAGCGCTGAAGAATTTGATCGGCTGCTGCAACAGGCCTACGAGAACAAGTCGGGCTCGTCGATGCAGATGGTCGAGGGCTTCGACGACGACACGCTGGACTTGTCCAGCGCGGCCGAAGCGCTGGCCGAACCCCAGGATCTGCTCGAATCCGACGACGACGCGCCCATCATCCGCCTGATCAATGCCCTGTTGGCCGAGGCCATCAAGGACGGCGCATCCGACATCCACGTTGAACCGTTCGAGAACCGGCTCACCGTCCGGTTCCGGGTCGATGGCGTGCTGCGCGAGGTGCTGCAACCACCCCGTGCCATCGCGCCGCTACTGTCGTCACGCATCAAGGTCATGGCGCGCCTGGACATCGCTGAAAAGCGGCTGCCACAGGATGGACGTATTTCGCTGCGCGTGGCCGGTCGCCCGGTTGATGTCCGCGTTTCAACCATTCCGTCCGGACACGGCGAACGCGTCGTCATGCGCCTGCTCGATAAACAGGCCGGCAGACTCGACCTCAAACAACTGGGCATGGCCGCGGACCAGCGGGCCCTGTTCCAAAGCCTGATCAAAAAGCCCCACGGCATTATTTTGGTCACGGGTCCCACCGGCTCGGGCAAGACGACCACGCTGTACGCCGGGCTGGCCGAAATCAATGATCGCAGCCGCAACATCATGACGGTTGAAGATCCGATCGAGTACTACATCGACGGTATTGGCCAGACGCAGGTCAACACCAAGGTCGATATGAGTTTTGCCCGCGGATTGCGTGCGATCCTGCGCCAAGACCCGGACGTTGTGATGATCGGCGAAATCCGCGACCTGGAGACGGCGGAGATCGCCGTCCAGGCCTCGCTAACCGGCCATTTGGTGCTCTCGACCCTGCACACGAACACCGCGGTCGGTGCGGTGGCGCGGCTGCGCGACATGGGCGTCGAGCCATTTCTGCTCGCCTCCAGCCTGATCGGCCTCATGGCCCAGCGACTGGTGCGCACCCTGTGCCCGCACTGCCGAACACCCTATGAAGCCGACGACGCCGAATGCGAACTCTTCGGCATTGATCCCGCCCAACGACCAACGATCTACAACGCCGTCGGCTGCCCGGAGTGCCGTCATACCGGTTACCTGGGCCGCTCCGGCATCCAGGAACTCGTCGCGGTGGACGAGACCATGCGCACCATGATCCACGACGGCTCATCCGAGCAGGCCCTGGAAGCCCATGCACGCCGTTCGGCACCTGGCATCCGTCAGGCCGGCCTGTTGAAGGTGTTGGAAGGTGACACCACGGTGCAGGAAGTGCTCCGTGTGACCCGCGAGGGCTGATCCGGCACCCATCATGGCCGCATTCGAATACAAGGCAATTGACCGCCGGGGACGCCAGCAAAAAGGCCTGATGGAGGCCGACACGGCCCGTCAGGTGCGGCAGCAATTGCGCGACAACGGCCTGATGCCCACCGACGTTCGCGAGGTGGCGGAGCAGTCCGGCCAGCCGGGCTTTCGCCGGGCGCGGGGCTTCTCTTCCAGCGAGCTCGCGCTGTTTACCCGCCAGTTGGCAACGCTGCTGCGTTCAGGACTCCCGCTGGAAGAAGCGCTGAGCGCAGTCGCTGAGCAAACCGAATCGAAGAAGGTCAAACGCACGACGCTTGGCGTGCGCGCCAGCGTGCTGGAGGGCCATACCCTGGCGCATGCCCTCGCCGCTTTTCCGGGGGCCTTTTCAACGCTGTACCTGGCGACGGTTGAAGCCGGCGAACACTCGGGCCACCTGGATCTCATCCTTGAGCGGCTGGCGGATTACGTGGAATCGCGTCAGCAGATGCAACAAAAGATCGTGCTGGCCAGCTTTTATCCGGCCATTCTGTCGCTGGTAGCCGTGCTGGTTGTGGTGTTGCTGCTGACGTTTGTCGTTCCGCAAGTGGTCGATGTGTTCTCATCCATCGACCAGGAACTACCGGCACTGACCCGGGGCATGATCGCCACCAGCGACTTTCTGCGGGCACAATGGTGGCTGTTATTGGGTGGCATCGCCGCCCTGGCGCTGGGTTGGTCACTGCTCAAACGCCGAGAGGCCTTCCGTTTTCGCGTGGACGCCGCGCGGTTACGGCTACCGCTCATCGGCCGTCTGGCGCGCGGCCTGAACACCGCCCGGTTTACCCGCACGCTAAGCATTCTCACCGGCAGCGGCGTCCCGATGCTGGACGCGCTAAAGATCTGCGAGCAGGTCGTTAGCAACCTGCCGATGCGCGAGGCCATCACCCACGCCACGCGGCGGGTTCGCGAGGGTGAATCCATCAGCAAGTCACTGGCGGCTAGCGGCCTGTTCCCGCCGATTGCCGTGCATCTTATTGCCAGTGGCGAGCAGTCAGGAAAACTGGATGAGATGCTGGACCGTGCCGCCGTGCACCAGGAGCGCGAGGTGGAAACTCTCGTGGCGGGGCTGATGGGCGTATTTGAGCCGCTACTCATTCTGACGATGGGCGGCTTCGTTCTCATGATCGTGCTGGCGATCCTGCTACCGATCTTCGAACTGAATACGCTGGTCCAGTAGGCGGAACCCTAGGTCTAGCTCGCCGCCTGTTGAGGCGTAACGCCCTGCTGCGCCACCGCGCCCAGGCTGGACGCCAATAGCGATTCAATCTTTCGCGGGACGTCGTAGTCAATCTCGACGAGAGCAATGCGAATCGCGTTCGCAAATGCGTTGCTATCGGCGCTGCCGTGACTCTTGATCACCGTGCCCTGCAGGCCGACAAAGCTGGCGCCGTTGTAATTGCCGGGGTCAATTCGGCGAGCGAAGGATTTCAAGACAGGTCGCGCTGCCAGCGCCGACAGCTTGGTCAGTGCATTGCGCGAGAACTCCTCGCGAAGCAAGGTGCCAATCAGCTTGGCCACACCTTCGCTGGATTTCAGCGCAACGTTGCCGGAGAACCCGTCACAGACCACAACATCCACATCGCCGAGAAACACATCGGTGCCCTCGACGTAGCCGATGTAATTGAGGTCACTGTCTGCCAGCCGCTGTCCAGCCTCGCGGATGGCATCGTTCCCTTTGATTTCTTCTTCGCCGATGTTCAGCAGCGCCACGCGTGGCGAGGCCTGGCCATGAACAGCATGGGCGACCACATCCCCCATCGCCGCGAACTGAACCAGGTGATCTGCCGAGCACTCCACGTTGGCCCCCAGGTCCAGCATCAGGGTGTATCCGTTCAGTGACGGGATCCGCGAAATGATCGCCGGCCGGTCGATATGAGGCAGGGTCTTGAGCACAAAGCGCGCCGTCGCCATCAGCGCGCCGGTGTTGCCTGCGGACACGCAGGCATGCGCCTGCCCTGCCTTGACCGCATTAATCGCCAGTCGCATAGATGAGCGCTTCTTGCCTCGTAGCGCACGAGACGGCAGCTCATCCATCCCGACGACCTCGTCCGCATGAAGCAACTCGACCCGCCCCGGATACCGGCTGCTAAGCGCGGTCACCTCAGCGCCGATCTGCGACTCGTCGCCGACGATGAGCAGGGTCAGATCCGGCCGCTCCGCCAACACCTGCGAGGCAGCAGGCAGCACGACGGCCGCCCCATGGTCCCCGCTCATCGCATCCAGGGCGATACGCAGGTCAGTCATGGCGCGACCGTGATTCGTGCTCGTTCATATTGGGGATCGCCATCGTTCGGGTCGGCGATCCAAGCAGGGCTGCAACAGCAGCTTATTCCTGCTCTTCGGCCGCTTCCGGCTTCACGATGACCTGACGGCCACGGTAGTAACCATCGGCGGTCACGTGATGACGGCGATGTGTTTCACCCGTGGTCGGGTCGATCGACAGCGTCGGTGCGCTCAGCGCGTCATGGGAACGGCGCATGCCGCGCTTGCTACGGGTCTTACGGTTCTGCTGTACAGCCATCTTGAGGTCCTCAGTTGTCGTCCGAGCCGGAATGGGTCCCAGGCAATGCACACTCGGCATGCCGTGGGTAGCTCGGGACGGCGAGCAATAATTCATCGGTCACGGCTTCGAGCAATTCGAAGCGGTCACCCTCTAAAACGATGGGTTCGGCGTCTTCGTCGACCTCCGTCGAATCCGAAGCCACCAGTTGCCAGAACACCTGGCTTTCGATCCTGTGTTCCATGCTGCCCATGCACCGCTGGCACTGCAGCGAGGCCAGCGCCACAATACGGCCCGAAACTTCCGCGGGCCTGGCATCCGAACGAAACTCCGGCACCGTCAGGCACACGGAAACCTCAGCCGGTCGAAGCAGTTCGACACCGGCTTCCGACAGGCGCGGCATACGCTCTCCAGCAACCGATCCATCGAGTTGCTGCTTAGCTCGGGCGCGCGCCAGATCAATCCAAACCGGCAAAGGGCGCTGCATGGCGCGCGCGATGATAGTGATGAGCGTAGATCAAGTCAAAGAAACCCTGGATTCTTCAGCGGATTCCGGCGCGGCGCGGGCGCCGCTCATCCTGGCCTCAGGCTCACGCTATCGACGGGAAATGATCACCCGGCTGCAAGTGCCTGTTCAGGCCGACTCGCCGGATATCGATGAATCACCGATGGCGGGCGAATCACCCGTCGAGCTCTCGATACGCCTGGCCCGCCAAAAGGCCGTCCACGTCGCGCAGCGGCACCCCGGGAATTGGGTCCTAGGCAGCGATCAGGTCGCCATGCTGGGCGATCAGCCGGTGGGCAAGCCAGGCACCCTGGATCGAGCCAGAGACCAGCTCCGCGCGGCCTCGGGACAGACCGTGCGGTTTCTCACCGCCATGTATCTGACGGGCCCGGATGACAGCCATCATGCGCATCTGGATACCACCACAGTGCGCTTTCGTACGCTGAGCGATGCCGCTATTGAGGACTATCTGAATCGAGAGTCCGCCCTGGACTGCGCTGGCAGCTTCAAATCAGAAGGACTGGGGATTAGTCTGACCGAGTCCATCGAATCGGAAGACCCCACGGCCCTGATCGGTCTGCCGCTGATCGCGCTGGCCAGGATGCTGCGTCAGATCGGTTTACTACCGGTGTAGCGGCGCCGAATATCCACCGACTAGCGGTAGCGCGTGGAGTCCAGCCAGGCCGGCAACTCCGCGACATGGGGTAGCAAACCCAGCGGCTCGCACCGCCGCAGGGTCTGGGCATCATGGACGCCGCACAGCACACCGACCGAGGCCACCCGCGCGTTACGCGCCATGGCCAGGTCATACTCGCTGTCACCGATCATCAAAGCCCGCTCTGCAGGGGTATCGGTCTCCCACAACAATTCCTCGAGCATGTCGGGCGCCGGCTTGGACGGGGCCTCATCCACGGTGCGCGTGGCCTGAAAGAAGTGCCGCAGGCCGCTGGCATCCAGCGCCGTCTCCAAGCCTTGGCGGCCTTTGCCCGTGGCCACGGCCAAGGTGACACCCTCGCCCGCCAACTGTGACAGCGTCGCCTCGACCTGGGGAAACAGGGGCGCCTGCTCGAAGCCAGCCGGCCCGCGACGCCGCTGGTACGCCAGTAATTGCGGTTCGAGCTGTTCGCGCGAGTGCTCCGGAAACAGCACGGCCAGGGCTTCCCAAAGACCCAGGCCGATGAGCGTTGCAATCTCATGATTCTGCCGCTGGGGCAAACCCAGCTCGCTGATCGCATCCTGCATCGCATCCACAATCCGACCCGTCGAGTCGGACAACGTCCCATCCCAGTCGAAAACGATGAGATCGAAGCGGCGACTCACGACGCCCCATCCAGCAGCGCCATGAAGGCATCCGGAACGGAAGCACTGACTTCCAACAACTTGCCGACCTCCCGATGAACCAGGCGCATTCGCCAAGCGTGCAAGCAGAGCCGGCCGGGCGAGACTTGGGTATCAAGCGCCCCGTCCCCGTATTTAAGGTCTCCCACAACCGGATGCCCCACAGCAGCGGCATGAACACGTATTTGATGCGTCCGCCCCGTTTCCAGCCGCGCCTCCAGCAGGCTCATCCGCGGCCGACGGTCCAGCGCGTCGAAATGCGTGACCGCCTGCTTGCCGGCCTCATCGGCACGCACCGTCCGCTCTCCCGCCTGGCGCGCATGCACGTCCAGCGCCTGGTCAACGGTGCGGGGGCCGCCCCGCCAACGCCCGTGAACCAACACCTGGTAAAGCTTCTCGGTCTTGGGATGATTCAGAGCCTGCCGCGCACGTCGAAGTGGCTCCCCTCGCCTTGCACAGACAAGCACACCACTGGTTTCGCGATCGAGCCGATGCACCAGGTCGTAGTCCTGACCATGGCTGACACGCAGACACTCGATGACACCGTGCGGCACCCCGGACCCACCATGCACGGCAATCCCTTCCGGTTTATCCAGCACGATGAAATCACCATCCACATCAATAATGGCCTCACGCACCCGGTGGACTAACCGGTCCGGCGGCGGTCCGGCATCACGCTCGGCCGTCCGAACCGGTGGGATGCGCACCTGATCACCGGCCGCCACGCGCGTGCTGGGCTTGACCCGCCCGCCATTGCGGCGGACCTGCCCGCTGGAGAGCAGCCGATAGACATGAGATCGGGGCACCCCCTTGAGCTGGCCGAGCAAGAGGTTATCGATACGTTGGCCGTCTTCGGCCGCGGTCACCGCGTGGTACCGCACCTTTGGGGAATTCTGTGGCAAACTAGCTCCGCTGAATGGCCGTTTAGATCGTCATTACAGCCCGACCCACCACGAGAGAGACACCTTCTGAGGTGGCGCCGGTGGGCAGATCGGCCCGTCTTTCGTAGATCTTAACTCTGATCACACGTTCCAGGGTTTCCGACTGCACCAAATCGAAGCTGGTGTGCGCAGCAGCCAATCGCGCGCATGCCGCACAGGGATAATTCGCGCTCCCCTCCGCTGAGCAGACGGTTCGAGCGCGCAACAGGATTAACTACAACATGAAACGCATTCTCGTGAACGCGACGCAGCGCGAAGAGCTGCGCGTTGCGATCGTCGATGGACAGCGTCTGATCGATCTCGACATCGAGATGGAGCAGCGCCAGAGTCGTAAAGCCAATGTCTACAAGGCACGCATTACCCGACTCGAACCCAGTCTCGAAGCCGCCTTTGTCGAATACGGCGGCGACCGCCACGGCTTCCTGCCGCTCAAGGAAATTTCCCGCAGCTACTTCGTGAAGGACCCGGGCGAAGGCCGCCCGGACATCAAGAAAGTGCTGAAGGAAGGCCAGGAACTCATCGTCCAGGTCGAGAAGGAAGAACGCGGGACGAAAGGTGCGGCACTGACCACCTATCTCAGTCTGGCCGGCCGCTTCCTGGTGCTGATGCCCAATAATCCGCGCGCGGGCGGCGTGTCCCGTCGGGTCGAGGGCGAAGACCGTTCCGAACTGCGTGAGGCCATGGCCCAGCTGGACATTCCGGATGGGATGGGCGTGATCGCGCGCACCGCCGGCATGGGACGGACCGCCGAGGAGCTGCAGTGGGACCTGAACTACCTGATCGAGTTGTGGACCGCCATTGAGCGGGCGGCCGGCGACATCAAGGCCCCGCAC
This region of Abyssibacter profundi genomic DNA includes:
- the gspC gene encoding type II secretion system protein GspC yields the protein MDAALIKSLQRRARPAPGWIATLLAAACGLVVAKTIWLLVPQPAWQAPPVEPRPAATQRSDAGVNVQAIVNANLFGKAAPAVTEAPQQEVVDAPDTRLPLTLKGIFASELDGESRALIARGSDEEKPYAVGDTVTGGAELYEIYADRVILDRGGKLETLRLNKDEARQSTASRSGNSQTSRGEDVREVAPTQSLLNIREELLRDPSRASTYLRVQPAYNAGQLRGYRIYPGRNRTLFSEAGLRPGDLVTELNGVSLDNPTRALQLLGDLSSATSLNVTILRGGQPQQLSVNLN
- the gspD gene encoding type II secretion system secretin GspD: MTLGTLIRSLAAALLLLQISLVSAQSASQATLNLKDADINTLISTVSEITGKNFIIDPRVKGKVTVLSSTPMSAEGVYETFLAVLQVHGFAAIPAGEAIKIIPEVNAKQDGAPTRGPQRLAPDDVVTRVFTIDNVPAAQLVPILRPLVPQYGHLAAYAPSNMLIISDRVSNVARLRTIIRQIDTSSDREFELIRLTHASARDIAQTLTTLTQQDRKTDPTTTPITILADERTNALLIGGDKATRNQFRGIITELDLPLEDSGSTQVIYLRYASAENLGPVLQGYVEQVAANEAGGQNKQAGSSASVVKVIPEPDTNALVVTAPPKIMRAVKDVVSQLDIRRAQVLVEAIIAEVSESKSRELGIDSVVYDNDRIAAANILDADTLNILGSVAGAATGSITGAAAAALIEQGITAAGGRVNENGTSFLFLLKALAGDGNTNILSTPTLVTMDNEEAEISVGQEVPFLSGQFSNTGTSSTTGIVNPFQTIDRKDVGITLGITPQINEGDTIQLKISQEVSAVSAGSAGAVDLVTNKRSLTTTVMVDSGDILVLGGLIDDQVQETERRTPILGSIPILGNLFKFRSVSKNKQNLMIFIRPVVLRDRETADYYTRQKYDTIRNVQLESHSGGISILGGAKRPLLDDIDRLEAQPRGARESGPARVDPATPKAYPRTPAGAAAAPSQPGNEQPATQPPAESDDDRDPGFKKSESGNTARRAHWPK
- the gspE gene encoding type II secretion system ATPase GspE codes for the protein MAEVDEQDATLRRPSFSFAKRHGLIVGAQGEDRVELIARQDVSLQAMAEMRRFLDRPIALRRVSAEEFDRLLQQAYENKSGSSMQMVEGFDDDTLDLSSAAEALAEPQDLLESDDDAPIIRLINALLAEAIKDGASDIHVEPFENRLTVRFRVDGVLREVLQPPRAIAPLLSSRIKVMARLDIAEKRLPQDGRISLRVAGRPVDVRVSTIPSGHGERVVMRLLDKQAGRLDLKQLGMAADQRALFQSLIKKPHGIILVTGPTGSGKTTTLYAGLAEINDRSRNIMTVEDPIEYYIDGIGQTQVNTKVDMSFARGLRAILRQDPDVVMIGEIRDLETAEIAVQASLTGHLVLSTLHTNTAVGAVARLRDMGVEPFLLASSLIGLMAQRLVRTLCPHCRTPYEADDAECELFGIDPAQRPTIYNAVGCPECRHTGYLGRSGIQELVAVDETMRTMIHDGSSEQALEAHARRSAPGIRQAGLLKVLEGDTTVQEVLRVTREG
- the gspF gene encoding type II secretion system inner membrane protein GspF; this encodes MAAFEYKAIDRRGRQQKGLMEADTARQVRQQLRDNGLMPTDVREVAEQSGQPGFRRARGFSSSELALFTRQLATLLRSGLPLEEALSAVAEQTESKKVKRTTLGVRASVLEGHTLAHALAAFPGAFSTLYLATVEAGEHSGHLDLILERLADYVESRQQMQQKIVLASFYPAILSLVAVLVVVLLLTFVVPQVVDVFSSIDQELPALTRGMIATSDFLRAQWWLLLGGIAALALGWSLLKRREAFRFRVDAARLRLPLIGRLARGLNTARFTRTLSILTGSGVPMLDALKICEQVVSNLPMREAITHATRRVREGESISKSLAASGLFPPIAVHLIASGEQSGKLDEMLDRAAVHQEREVETLVAGLMGVFEPLLILTMGGFVLMIVLAILLPIFELNTLVQ
- the plsX gene encoding phosphate acyltransferase PlsX; translation: MTDLRIALDAMSGDHGAAVVLPAASQVLAERPDLTLLIVGDESQIGAEVTALSSRYPGRVELLHADEVVGMDELPSRALRGKKRSSMRLAINAVKAGQAHACVSAGNTGALMATARFVLKTLPHIDRPAIISRIPSLNGYTLMLDLGANVECSADHLVQFAAMGDVVAHAVHGQASPRVALLNIGEEEIKGNDAIREAGQRLADSDLNYIGYVEGTDVFLGDVDVVVCDGFSGNVALKSSEGVAKLIGTLLREEFSRNALTKLSALAARPVLKSFARRIDPGNYNGASFVGLQGTVIKSHGSADSNAFANAIRIALVEIDYDVPRKIESLLASSLGAVAQQGVTPQQAAS
- the rpmF gene encoding 50S ribosomal protein L32; amino-acid sequence: MAVQQNRKTRSKRGMRRSHDALSAPTLSIDPTTGETHRRHHVTADGYYRGRQVIVKPEAAEEQE
- a CDS encoding YceD family protein — protein: MPRLSEAGVELLRPAEVSVCLTVPEFRSDARPAEVSGRIVALASLQCQRCMGSMEHRIESQVFWQLVASDSTEVDEDAEPIVLEGDRFELLEAVTDELLLAVPSYPRHAECALPGTHSGSDDN
- a CDS encoding Maf family protein; translation: MSVDQVKETLDSSADSGAARAPLILASGSRYRREMITRLQVPVQADSPDIDESPMAGESPVELSIRLARQKAVHVAQRHPGNWVLGSDQVAMLGDQPVGKPGTLDRARDQLRAASGQTVRFLTAMYLTGPDDSHHAHLDTTTVRFRTLSDAAIEDYLNRESALDCAGSFKSEGLGISLTESIESEDPTALIGLPLIALARMLRQIGLLPV
- a CDS encoding HAD family hydrolase → MSRRFDLIVFDWDGTLSDSTGRIVDAMQDAISELGLPQRQNHEIATLIGLGLWEALAVLFPEHSREQLEPQLLAYQRRRGPAGFEQAPLFPQVEATLSQLAGEGVTLAVATGKGRQGLETALDASGLRHFFQATRTVDEAPSKPAPDMLEELLWETDTPAERALMIGDSEYDLAMARNARVASVGVLCGVHDAQTLRRCEPLGLLPHVAELPAWLDSTRYR
- a CDS encoding RluA family pseudouridine synthase — protein: MPQNSPKVRYHAVTAAEDGQRIDNLLLGQLKGVPRSHVYRLLSSGQVRRNGGRVKPSTRVAAGDQVRIPPVRTAERDAGPPPDRLVHRVREAIIDVDGDFIVLDKPEGIAVHGGSGVPHGVIECLRVSHGQDYDLVHRLDRETSGVLVCARRGEPLRRARQALNHPKTEKLYQVLVHGRWRGGPRTVDQALDVHARQAGERTVRADEAGKQAVTHFDALDRRPRMSLLEARLETGRTHQIRVHAAAVGHPVVGDLKYGDGALDTQVSPGRLCLHAWRMRLVHREVGKLLEVSASVPDAFMALLDGAS